The stretch of DNA GACACCCTCAAGGGATTCAATGCGGGGCTGATCTACTGTTCGATCTCCGCGTACGGTCAGACCGGGCCGCTGTCGTCGCATCCCGCGCATGACGTCAGCCTGCAGGCGATCGCGGGCTCGGTCGCACCGGAGACCGCGACGGATCGGATCGGCGTTCCCTGGGTCGACCTCGCGACGGGAACCACTGCCGCCCTGACGATCACGGCCGCCTGGCATGCGGGAACGCCCGGCTACCTGGACATGAGCATGCTCGATTCGGCCCTCGCGTGGGCGAGTATCAAACCCGCCGCCGTCGCTGAGCCGGAGCCGACCTACGGCACCGTCCTGACCTCCGACGGCGCCGTCGTCATCGCGCTCCTGGAGGACCGGATGTGGGTGCGGTTGTGTGCCGCGTTCGGCTGGTCCGACTGGGGCTCCGAACCGCGTTTCGCCGCCTACGTCGATCGACGCAAGGCGGCCAACGAGATCCGCTCCCGCCTCGACTCCGAACTCAACTCCCGCACCACGGACCAGGTCATGACCCTCGCCGAAGCGCACGACCTGCCGATCCATCGCATCGGTCGGGACGCCGATGCGATCGGTCAGATCGCCGCCCGTGCCGGCGACGGTGCGAGTCCGTGCATCCCGATTCCGGCGGCCTGGCAGACCCCGCTGGCCGCCGCGCCGAATCTTCCCGTGTAGGCAGAGTCTCCCGTCGTCGAGCCCATCCCGTTGGTCGAGTGAAGTCGAGCCCTCTCCCGCCAGCCGACGACCGGATCACCGCCGGTGCTCGTTGAGCCCAGCCGCCTTCCGCTGGTCGAGCGAAGCCAGCCGAAGCCGCCTCCCGCACAGACAACCCGACTCCGCCCGAAAGGACCCCGGACCAATGCCCGCACCATTTCGCCCGCCGACCGCCACCACCTGGCGCCTCGCCGTCATCGACGGACCCAATATGCCGAACCTCGGCAACCGCGACAAGAAGCTCTACGGCGAGATCGCCTCCCTCGCCGACCTGCAGTCCCTGGTCCGAGACTTCGCCGAGACTCTCAACGTCACCGTCGATCAGTTCGCGTCCAATCACGAGGGTGAGATTCTCGACTTCATCCATCGCACCGCGTCGAAGGTCGATGGCTACATCATCAATCCGGCCGGTCTCACGACCTACGGCGAGGCGACGCGCCACGCCCTCGACGATACGAAGAAGCCGGTCATGGAGGTCCACTTCTCCAATACGGCACGCCATTTCGCCGGCGTCGTCCCGCCGTACCTCGAACAGAAGTCACGGTTCACCTACAGCGCGACCGGCCTGGTGATGGGGCTGCGGCAGTACAGCTATCTGGGCGCGATGCTCGGGTTGGTGTTGGCGTTGGACGATGAGACGTTCTTGGATGGGGGAGCGGTGCGGCATTGAGCTCCTGCTGTCGAGAGTTGTAGTTTCGGTCGCGCGAGCCTGTGTGATCGTCTTGGCGATGCCATCGGCATGATTTCGACCAAGCGCCGCGGACTCTGTCGGCTCCGGTAAGGACACCGACCAGCCTGTCCTCGCGGACATTGTTCTGGCCTACCCGCAAGCCGCCGACGGGCTTGACGGTGAGTGGGGGGCGCCGATCGACCTCGACGATGTTCGTACGCGACTGGGAGAGGACACTGTACGGTCGTTCGCAAACGGTATCGAGCAGCGTCTCGGGATCGAGTCGTGGGCATCGTTCAGCTTTCGATTCCGTACAGGTTCGTGATCGACGGTCGCGCGGTCATCGCGCTGCCTGCAGTCGGATCGCGGTTCTGGGAGAATTGGTGCCTCGCTCACGAACTCGGGCACCTTGTCCTCGGCCACAGTGTCAGCGAGTTCTGCAAGGACGGGATACGCCTCGAATCGAGCTTGTGTCTCCTTCCAGTCATCGTGAGGCGGAACTCGGTGCCCGTGGTCTCGTAGTAGTCGGGATCGCCCGCAAAGATTGCCGTCGGAAGCTCAGAAACGTTAGCGGGAAGCCGACGACGTTCACCTTCTCGAAGACGGTCGCGACGGTGCCTTTGCTCGTGTCTTCGCGCGGCGTCGAGCATCTGTCGCTACTTCGGTGACAGTTGTCGGACACCGAGCGGCTGGGTCGGGTGACGAGAAGCGCGCACGATCTCGGGAACGCAATAGGGCGGTGGTGTTGCCGGTCACGGCGGGCTATCGCGTCGTGGTCAATGAGTCAATCGACTCACAGTCAAGACACACGACGCGATGACTCACGACCTTCTGCGTCATTATTCGAACCGAGCAACCAGCGGTTACGTCAAGATCGCGAACGCCATTGCGACGCCTCAGGGGAGTTGCTGCAGCGTCGGGTGTCGAACTGCCAATGTGAGTGATTGTCAGACGCGGATGCCATGATCACCTTGTTGCGTACGGATCTGTCGAAACGGTCAGCATTGCCTGACGCGACGCGGTCGAATGTACTTCGACCGGATTGGTGAAGAAGGGGCCCGATGACTGTCGCGATCGATGCGTTCCGCGGAACGTATTTGTTCTTGTCGAACTTCTACGAGGTGGCTTTCGACGTGCCGATGCTCGGGCGTGTCAACTCTTCCGAGCACGCGTTCAATGCGTTGAAGTCGTCAGATCCGCAGGAGCAGCAGAGCGTCCTTG from Gordonia humi encodes:
- a CDS encoding CoA transferase, translating into MTRAWDWPDLHGPLRGMRVLDLSQQLPGPYGTLLLASLGASVVKVEPPQGDNSRTLDPAMFANANAGKATIVADLKSDAGREAVYDAAREAHVVLEGFRPGVVSRLGVDYDTLKGFNAGLIYCSISAYGQTGPLSSHPAHDVSLQAIAGSVAPETATDRIGVPWVDLATGTTAALTITAAWHAGTPGYLDMSMLDSALAWASIKPAAVAEPEPTYGTVLTSDGAVVIALLEDRMWVRLCAAFGWSDWGSEPRFAAYVDRRKAANEIRSRLDSELNSRTTDQVMTLAEAHDLPIHRIGRDADAIGQIAARAGDGASPCIPIPAAWQTPLAAAPNLPV
- a CDS encoding type II 3-dehydroquinate dehydratase; this encodes MPAPFRPPTATTWRLAVIDGPNMPNLGNRDKKLYGEIASLADLQSLVRDFAETLNVTVDQFASNHEGEILDFIHRTASKVDGYIINPAGLTTYGEATRHALDDTKKPVMEVHFSNTARHFAGVVPPYLEQKSRFTYSATGLVMGLRQYSYLGAMLGLVLALDDETFLDGGAVRH